AAACCTATGCCGCGAATGTCCACCAGAGCGCTCCTGTTTTTGAGCTCATATTCTCCGCTGTTCCTCATCTTGTCGATGCGGGGATGGCGCGACAGCCGATATCTCGCTGTCGGATTGGGCATCATAGCGTTACTTTCGATAAGCGGCTTGGTTCTTTTCCTTCGACTTGCCCGAAAGCTGCAAGCTTCTCGATTGTTCGTGGCTTCGGTTAAGTCGCGTGACGGGGATGTTATGAGCTATATCGTTACGTATCTCCTCCCGTTTCTCGCGATCAAAATGAACGACAAAATGGATGTAGCGTCGCTTGGTCTACTTCTTTCCGTCGTCGGAGTTCTCTATGTCAACTCTAATTTGATCCATACGAATCCCATCTTGAGCATCATGGGCTACCATCTTTTTGAAATCGAAGATTCGGATAGAAAAACGTCGACGTTAATCTGCAAGCGCTCTTACATTCGCACCGGTTCGGAACTCAGCGCCGTTTCAGTTGGTGACTATGTGCTCATGGAGAAATCTTGATGCCTGCCGAAGAAGCTTTAGGAATTCTGGTCGCTGCATTTGCGGCGAATCCATCAACCAATGTCCTTCTCGTATCCGAACCGGAAGGAGAGACTGTTATACAGCGTCTAAATTTAGATGATGGCCTTGCCGCAGACTTTCGGTCTGTTGCGCAAGATGCTTGTTCGTACATCTTGGGCGCGCTTAGGCTGCGGGCATATGACCCGGGATACAAACCGGAGCCCGACGAGCTTTCATACATAGATTTGGCAAACGACGCTGATTTAGCGACTCGAATTCAAGAACTCACGAGAGTGCAACAAGCGGAGCTTTTTGTTGAAGACGATGCTGTGATTGATGCGCTTCGTTTCTACTCGATTGTGATCAGCCCTTCCGCACGGCGACATGCAGTGTTCTTACGCAGCTATAGTCCTAAGAAAGAACTTTCGCGGAAGACAGGATTCGCTGCGATTCTTGGACGCGGCCATTACAACAAGGTTGAAACGAAGATTTTCTTGTTTGACTGGAAGGTTGATTGTTTCGCTTGGGGAGGTTACCTATTCATCCCAAACGTATCCTCCTTCCAGCGAATCTTCAAGTACTTCGAAGGACTTCGAGCGAAGGCTCAAGAGACACTGGACACGATTTTGGCGCAGATCCCAGTTAGCAACGCTGATGACTTCAGGAACGCCTGTATCGGGCAGATTCAAATGATCTCCAAGTTGGCTCAGATCGCGCGGAAACCTTATCTCCCTGCGGTAACTATCGCAGACCTTCGACGCACGATCAATGAGTTTGACCTTGACGTGCAGATTGCTGAGATCGATGGGGAGGAGCGGCTTGTGTTTGAAG
This genomic window from Granulicella sibirica contains:
- a CDS encoding Kiwa anti-phage protein KwaB-like domain-containing protein gives rise to the protein MPAEEALGILVAAFAANPSTNVLLVSEPEGETVIQRLNLDDGLAADFRSVAQDACSYILGALRLRAYDPGYKPEPDELSYIDLANDADLATRIQELTRVQQAELFVEDDAVIDALRFYSIVISPSARRHAVFLRSYSPKKELSRKTGFAAILGRGHYNKVETKIFLFDWKVDCFAWGGYLFIPNVSSFQRIFKYFEGLRAKAQETLDTILAQIPVSNADDFRNACIGQIQMISKLAQIARKPYLPAVTIADLRRTINEFDLDVQIAEIDGEERLVFEGAPAKRWLILKLLDDNYLGSVMTTLKYEVNSKSPL